The following are encoded together in the Thalassolituus oleivorans MIL-1 genome:
- the metE gene encoding 5-methyltetrahydropteroyltriglutamate--homocysteine S-methyltransferase — protein sequence MTTFHTLGFPRVGPQRELKWALESYWRGEIDQATLISRAHAVRHNNWQTQLEAGCDVLTVGDFCLYDHVLNASFLLGHLPQRTNTTNNTIDQLFLAARGRAPSGTPTKACEMSKWFDTNYHYLVPECHANDTFNLNPELLLEEIRAGLEQTKQVKPVILGPLSYLYLARSVDGCDRLELLAPLLAVYEELLATIKAEGVEWVQIDEPILVLDLPEAWLNAFESTYQSLATAHLNILIATYFGGLENNLSRVFELPVQGVHLDIVSAPEQLAPSLALLKPTQVLSLGIINGRNIWRSDLTASYQLLAPLASQLKERLWIATSCSLLHVPYSAKSETNLADGADHWLAFAEEKLAEGRLLTNALDDAKVLLGRDWLAQAERVISRQQSKRVHKAAVKARAIEAASRQWQRELPYAQRLARQQAQLNLPDFPTTTIGSFPQTDAIRSLRKRFKKGDITLEDYECGLKLEIEYCIKAQENIGLDVLVHGEAERNDMVEYFGELLEGIAVSANGWVQSYGSRCVKPPIIYGDIERLQAMTVRWSQYAQSLSAKPVKGMLTGPITLLKWAFVRDDQSWESTAYQLAAVLQDEVLDLECAGISIIQIDEPALREALPLRRDQHQTYLNWAVNSFRYTYAGVAAETQIHTHMCYADFDDILTAIQAMDADVITLETARSANKLLQTLKREPYHNGIGPGVYDIHSPNVPDVSAMSEILEDSLNVVPAYNLWVNPDCGLKTRRWEEVTPALKSMVRAAQALREQITA from the coding sequence ATGACTACTTTTCATACCCTCGGTTTTCCCCGAGTAGGACCTCAACGCGAACTTAAATGGGCACTCGAATCTTATTGGCGCGGTGAAATCGATCAAGCGACATTAATTTCTCGTGCTCACGCAGTACGACATAACAACTGGCAAACGCAATTAGAAGCCGGATGTGATGTTTTAACTGTAGGCGATTTTTGTCTTTATGATCACGTACTGAATGCCAGTTTTTTACTCGGACATTTACCGCAACGGACGAACACAACTAACAATACAATCGATCAGCTTTTTTTAGCGGCTCGTGGTCGCGCCCCCAGTGGTACACCAACCAAGGCCTGTGAAATGAGCAAGTGGTTTGATACCAACTATCACTATCTAGTACCTGAGTGTCATGCCAACGACACCTTCAATCTTAATCCTGAACTCTTACTAGAAGAAATTCGAGCAGGGCTGGAGCAAACCAAACAGGTTAAACCGGTTATTTTAGGGCCGTTAAGTTATTTGTATTTGGCTCGCAGTGTCGACGGTTGTGATCGCCTTGAATTACTCGCGCCATTACTCGCTGTGTATGAAGAGTTATTAGCAACCATCAAAGCCGAAGGCGTTGAGTGGGTACAAATTGATGAACCCATATTGGTTTTGGATCTGCCGGAAGCTTGGCTTAACGCTTTTGAATCGACCTATCAGAGTTTAGCAACGGCTCATCTAAATATCTTAATCGCAACCTATTTTGGTGGTTTAGAGAATAATTTAAGTAGGGTGTTTGAGTTGCCAGTGCAAGGTGTGCACCTTGATATTGTTTCCGCACCGGAACAATTAGCCCCAAGTTTAGCGCTGCTAAAACCGACGCAAGTATTGTCGTTAGGGATTATTAACGGGCGTAATATTTGGCGCAGCGATTTAACCGCAAGCTATCAGTTATTGGCACCGCTGGCCTCTCAATTAAAAGAACGCTTGTGGATTGCGACATCCTGTTCTTTATTGCATGTTCCTTATTCTGCAAAATCCGAAACGAATTTAGCCGATGGTGCTGACCATTGGTTGGCGTTTGCCGAAGAAAAACTCGCAGAAGGACGCTTATTAACCAATGCACTTGATGACGCTAAGGTACTGTTAGGTCGTGATTGGTTAGCGCAAGCCGAACGAGTCATCAGCCGTCAGCAATCAAAACGTGTACATAAAGCCGCTGTTAAAGCGCGAGCAATTGAGGCTGCGTCACGCCAATGGCAGCGTGAATTACCCTATGCACAACGTTTGGCACGCCAACAAGCGCAATTAAATTTACCTGACTTCCCCACTACAACGATAGGTTCTTTTCCGCAAACCGATGCCATTCGTAGCCTGCGTAAACGCTTTAAAAAAGGCGATATTACCCTTGAAGATTACGAGTGCGGCTTAAAGCTGGAAATTGAATATTGCATTAAAGCCCAAGAAAATATTGGTTTAGATGTGCTTGTGCATGGCGAAGCCGAACGTAACGACATGGTCGAATACTTTGGCGAACTATTAGAAGGCATTGCTGTGTCGGCTAATGGTTGGGTGCAAAGTTATGGTTCACGCTGTGTTAAACCGCCGATTATTTACGGTGATATTGAACGCTTACAAGCGATGACAGTACGTTGGAGTCAGTATGCGCAAAGCCTCAGCGCTAAACCGGTAAAAGGAATGTTAACTGGGCCAATTACCTTATTGAAGTGGGCATTTGTGCGCGATGATCAATCTTGGGAAAGCACGGCTTATCAGCTCGCTGCTGTTCTTCAAGATGAAGTGCTCGATTTAGAATGTGCCGGTATTAGTATTATTCAAATAGATGAACCCGCACTGCGAGAGGCGTTACCTTTACGTAGAGATCAGCATCAAACGTATCTAAATTGGGCCGTTAATAGCTTCCGTTATACCTATGCCGGTGTAGCCGCAGAAACTCAAATTCATACCCATATGTGTTATGCCGATTTCGATGATATTTTGACTGCAATTCAAGCGATGGACGCTGACGTTATTACATTAGAAACGGCCCGCTCGGCGAATAAATTATTACAAACACTCAAGCGCGAGCCGTATCACAATGGCATCGGCCCTGGTGTTTATGATATTCACAGTCCTAATGTGCCGGATGTTTCCGCAATGAGCGAAATTCTCGAAGATTCGTTGAACGTTGTGCCTGCGTACAATCTTTGGGTCAATCCAGATTGCGGATTAAAAACCCGACGTTGGGAGGAAGTGACGCCAGCATTAAAGTCTATGGTTCGCGCTGCGCAAGCGTTGCGAGAACAAATAACGGCATAG
- a CDS encoding pseudouridine synthase, whose product MLVLKRLDQTLSNLGYCSRREVRYLIKNKRLRIDGELATNAAQKVDPNAVSIDGQPLEHIGNILVMLHKPLGYVCSHDSSEGPRIYDLLPTIWQARNPQVVSIGRLDKETSGLILVTDQSALVQQLTSPKHHVDKVYVVTVDQVLNSDIIEQFAQGIALESETTPCLPATLEIVDPYTAKVTLNEGKYHQVRRMFAACGYHVTALHREKFGEYILGDLPIGEWRDLL is encoded by the coding sequence ATGCTAGTGCTTAAACGTCTTGATCAAACCCTGAGTAATTTGGGTTATTGCTCGCGCCGCGAAGTGCGTTATTTGATAAAGAATAAACGGCTGCGTATCGACGGCGAATTAGCCACCAACGCCGCGCAAAAAGTTGATCCCAATGCAGTGAGTATTGATGGGCAACCGCTGGAGCATATCGGTAATATACTCGTTATGTTGCACAAACCCCTTGGTTACGTGTGTAGCCATGACAGCAGTGAAGGACCGCGCATATACGACTTATTACCCACCATTTGGCAAGCCAGAAACCCTCAAGTTGTCAGTATCGGCCGCTTGGATAAAGAGACCAGTGGGTTGATTTTAGTCACCGATCAATCAGCGCTAGTACAACAACTCACGTCACCTAAACATCATGTAGATAAAGTCTATGTCGTTACGGTAGACCAAGTCTTAAATAGCGATATTATCGAACAATTTGCCCAAGGCATTGCGCTAGAAAGTGAAACTACCCCCTGTTTACCAGCCACGCTTGAGATTGTTGACCCATACACGGCCAAAGTAACCCTCAATGAAGGTAAATACCATCAAGTTCGGCGCATGTTTGCCGCTTGTGGATACCATGTTACAGCCTTACACCGTGAAAAGTTTGGCGAGTATATCTTGGGTGATTTGCCAATAGGAGAATGGCGCGACTTGCTTTAA